One window of Papaver somniferum cultivar HN1 chromosome 9, ASM357369v1, whole genome shotgun sequence genomic DNA carries:
- the LOC113313061 gene encoding glutamic acid-rich protein-like — translation MAGDDDQHRRKGKSPMIEEQLLKELEEKERRERLSSTMQMIGKMTKDDLEKVKKRVSDLLYDIELDPLWEEMHAVMNENKAEEKIVEKPVQILQKKRHHDFFIDKEEEEKLWEVQGKKMRLAGMAVMKKESGPQDSDAIASEDEDPATDSEADDTDENEEEDGFDEEEGFDEEEEGPDEHEEEYYHQSIEKNSNGEGSNANEKAQPRIFSRTMSEPLNVDSDGEEIPGMDVNVNPIAA, via the exons atggctggtgatgatgatcaacacagACGAAAAGGTAAATCCCCTATGATTGAAGAGCAACTATTGAAAGAgttggaagagaaagaaagacGAGAAAGGTTATCatccactatgcagatgattgggaaGATGACCAAGGATGATCTAGAGAAAGTAAAAAAGAGAGTAAGTGACTTGTTGTATGATATTGAACTCGATCCTCTCTGGGAAGAAATGCATGCTGTAATGAATGAAAACAAAGcagaagagaaaatagttgaaAAACCGGTACAGATTTTGCAAAAGAAGCGtcatcatgattttttcataGATAAAGAAGAGGAGGAAAAATTATGGGAAGTGCAGGGTAAAAAGATGAGGTTGGCTGGAATGGCAGTAATGAAGAAAGAATCTGGGCCACAAGACAGTGATGCAATTGCTTCTGAAGATGAAGATCCTGCT ACCGATTCCGAAGCAGACGATACAGATGAAAATGAGGAGGAAGATGGGTTTGATGAGGAAGAGGGGTTTGATGAGGAAGAAGAGGGGCCTGATGAGCATGAAGAGGa ATATTATCATCAAAGTATAGAGAAGAATTCAaatggagaggggtctaatgcaaatg AGAAAGCTCAACCCAGGATATTTTCTCGTACCATGTCTGAACCCCTGAACGTGGATTCAGACGGTGAGGAGATACCAGGGATGGATGTAAATGTCAATCCTATTGCAGCATAG